The DNA segment tatttgttccttgtatgtatatatgtactgcagattttatagcctatatatataacattcatttgatataatatttagtattttcacatgtaggtggaaaaaaaataataatttgtactactgcctgtttaaaataaatgaatggaaACCTAGtatagtagatttgttttttgtttttgtttttctgttgtaccgaaatcgtatcgaaccgtgacctTCGAACCGAGGGTGACCCTACCAAACTATGACATctatgtatcgttacacccctagtagGCAGTGTGTAAATGTGACTGACACAATGACTGActcaattttagtttttaatgtgtGAAAATTTCGAACGAGAATTTTGGACCTTGAGTCCAAAATtgttgtatgcatttttttcgTATTCATCAAAATTTGTCACGCACAGAACATCACGGTGGCTCTGAATTGTCAAAACAACTCTCTAAATGCTTGCTACAGATGCAAAAAATGCATAGAATTTTTCCTGATCtgaatttctttatggctgccGAAAGTTTCGGATGCAGTGTCAAAACGTGATTGATGTAACACAagttctaatttattttttaacatgcgaAAATTTTTGACTGTGTGCAAGGACCTTAAGTCCAAAACGTATTTTTGGTATTCATCAAAATTTGTCAAGCAGGCTCTAAATTCTTAAAACACTTCTCAAAATGCTTGTTACGGATGCGAAAAacgaaaaaaacatttgacccaatccaatttttttttatgatggatgaaagTTTTGAAGGCATTGTGTAATGTGTATCAGTTACGTGATTGAcataatgtgagtttgtatttatttgttttggttgAGAATTTTTGACACAAGGTCCTTGCACACCTAGTCCGAAATTTACGCAcgttaaaaaatgaatacaaccTTACGTTGTGTCAATCGCGTTTGCACACTGCATCCAAAACTTTagtctgttattttaaaaaaaatctggttcAATTTCCTGCAAAAAAATGcagactcagtgtgcaaggaccttAAGAGTtttttaagcaccaaatcagcatattataatcaCTTCTGAAGCAttatgtgatactgaagactgaagtaacgaagctgaatattcagctttgtcatcacaggaatatattatattttaaaacagaaaagttattttaaattgtaatatttaacattactgTGTGACTATTTTTGTTACCTATATTTCCAGCCTTGATGAGtataagagactttcaaaaacattaaaaaaaaaaaaaatactactgaccccaaacttgaacaataatgtatttttaaaagaattgtttttttgtgactgaaatctattaaatacattttaaaatccagTAATCACAAATGCTTGGGACAAAAGTTGATGTTCTCTGCCAGTGTCTGTTGACTTGAAATGATGTACCTTAATGATTTAGTTTTTCTTTGTGTCTGATTTCCCACCCTTCCATAATGGTCTTCTAGGCTCTCTTCAGATGAAAGCCCGAGATTCGAAAGTCAAGCTGCAGGATGGAATGATATTGGACTGCCTGTGTCCATGGACTGGCCAGCTCATTATGGTCTCTTGGACTAAAAAGACTCTTTCACAACCTTTAGCTGTTTATCATCCTCAGTATGGCACCAACTATGAGTCATCATATGATGGCAGAGTGACGTTTCTGAAAACCACCGCGATGGACGGCAGCATTTCCATAATGAATGTCACTGAGGCCGACATCGGCCAGTATCATTGCTCTCTGCAGAGTTATCCTCAGGGTTCATGGACCAAAGACACATTTGTCGAAAAAGCAGGTACCAAAAGTGAGAACTGCAAACTAGGCTAACAACTTCCAGTTATAGATCTTGTATTTAATGTAGACTTCTAAccttttttttctagcaatCACCACCACCTTCTCTGTTCAGTCAGACACTAAGTTGGTGGCCGCGGAGAACGACAACTTAACCATTACGTGTGACCTTGTCCACAATGGTGACATTTACAAAGTAAGCATTGAGAAAGTGGACGCCGAGATGGGCACTAGTAATATTATAGCAACGTGTCAGATGCTAGAAGATGGTGTGGAGCTGAACGAGTTCAACAGTAGAGGACAACTGAACTGCAGCGATGCTATGGAGGTCAGTCTACACCTCACCAACATCATCCAAGAAGATGGAGGACTCTACCGCTGCAACTTCAGCACAGATGCTGGTGTCCACTCTACCACAGTCTTCCTGACCACTCTACCTGCTCAAGGTAGGACAAGGACTGAACTATTTGATTATTTACAACAGAGGTGCACAAACTGTTGATCTATAGGACgtagtgttgtcaaaagtacTGACTTCATTGAGCTCTTACACAGATAACACACTAGTAGGACAAAACTTAGATTATAAAGActttaaattaaagttataaacTGATGATAAGAGAAATGATGATTCCATGCGTGGCATCATTTTTGCTGTTATTTTCCCCCCTCTGGTGATCTGGAATGGAGAGACAAATCAAAGGTCATCACGAACCAACTTTGTCCCGCAGGGCCTGGTCTCTGACAACATTTTTTGTCCTTTCTGCATGTTGTTGTCCACATTTCTTCCTTTTGAGGAAATGAGACCAGTATCATTGGTCTTTCAGATGATGAGGACAATTTATTCTCATGTGAGAACAAATGTTTGACATATacttcaaattaaataattttgggggaaatttaaaatgagaaatcttttgattttgacttgttttagcttgttttgccttttaaaaaaaaaaaaaaaaaaaaaaaaaaaaaaaagacaatagtCTTGATGCCCCCTAATGGACCCCAGGCCCctaattgagaaccactgccatACTGAAATGTACTCTTTTACAATTTGTTTCCcaacacaaaatatgaaaacGACAGTCCTGAAAAATGTTGATGTCGTAATCCAtgacatttttgtgaatttaattTTCGTTCCCTTTCTGAAGATTTTGCGAAGATCATTTTTCTTACTATAATGATCAGTAAGAATACTGATACTGACAGTGGACTTTTCTTGAATTTGACTGAATAATATGTAAGATTTATGTATAAAGCATAGAAAAATcaagaaacaaaattattttaatcagaaaaaaaaaaaatccaaaaaattaTCCTATGCCATTTTGCATTTAAGGTTCTTAATTTTGATTCTGAATAAACTCctaaaaattaaagtaattttttaagaaCTTGTTAGAAGTTAatctccagaataaaaatgttctgataatttactcacccccatgtatTTCAAGATGCTTATGTCTTTCTGtattcagttgcaaagaaattaaggtttttgaggaaaacattccaggatttttctacatatagtagacttcaacgGGGATCAATgaattgaaggtccaaattgcagtttcaatgcagcttcaaaggactttacacaatcccagctgagaaataggTCTAGTGAAATGAAcggtaatttaaaaaacaaaccaaaaaaagtatataccaTTAACCACAAAAGCTTGTCTTGCAAGTGTCTGCAAATTCATGCATTATATAATCAcactggaaaggtcacatgtggttagttcttcatctgtgtacctCGGTTCAGAAAGGTAGGGTAAGGCGAAAAACTAtctcttcaaaatcatccaacatttttgttttaccttttttgttttttttttgtaaagggtctTTGACTCTGCAACATGACTACATAATGCACGAGCTCAGGCTGGTGTAAgacaaacatttgtggttaaaaaaaatatacatttttatagttttaagaTAATGTCAgaccattttgctagataagacccttatttctcagctggaccttcaacccattgatccccattgaagtccactatatagagaaaaatcctgtaatgttttgcttaaaaatcttaatttattttcaacaaaataaagaaagtcatgaacatcttgggtgacataGAGGTGTGTAAATTATAAGGAAATTTATATTCTGTAAGAGAACTTATCCTTTAAGCAATTTATTAAgagtttattaacattttgttacCATTGATTACTTTTTCGTActccattgttttattttgagaatTACAACACACATTACAACAGTCCTGTCACAGCTCAGTTCATAATGTTTCATAAATTTTTCTTTACTTAAGCTGAAGTTTAATGCCTGTTTTATCCCTCATTTCAGATTTTAGGGGTCTTCATTACATGCTGTATGTGTATATTGGAGGAGGGCTGGTTGGTGTCGCTCTTCTGATGATTTTATTACTGACATGGCTGAACAGGTGTGTCATACTACTGTATTATTCATAAACACCCATCAGGCGCTCAAACCACTTTGAGTTGAGTAAGGATGTCTCCTTGTTATAGGATGTGCTCGAGCATGtgataaaacaaaaagcataattACCCAATTTTTACGTGGAAATTGTGAGGGTCAACTTAagtacagtgccttgcaaaagtattcacaccctttcatgttttatgttgcagccttatgttaaactgctttaaattttttatttttttttccccacatcaaactacactccatacaccataatgacaaagcagaaacaggtttgtaacaactttatTAGAAATACAAAACCAAAATTGTTCCTAGGActcttgaaatttagctcaggagcattcatatcacttgtagacgttactacactttgagtggaATTAAACCGTGgtaaattcatttgaatgggtatgatttggaaaggcgcacacctctcaataaaagGTCTAGCAGCTGAacatgcatatcagagcaaaaactaaacccttaagaaaaaaaaaaaaacgtctgtAGAGCTTAAAGACAGGATTGCgtcaagccacacatctggggaagagttcagaaaaaaattcttcagcattgaaggttcacagaagcatgtagcctccattatccataatggaagactttggaacaactaggactcttcgtagagctggcctcctggccaaactgaccaattgatggagaaggacCTTcgttagactggtgaccaagaagctgacgGTCACTTTAGTTGacctccatgatcatatatgcagacaGGAGAAATttacagaaagacaaaaaacactCCAACACTCCACCAGTCTGGGCTTTATTGCAGTGTGTCGAGACTCAATCCTTCCCTGGAGATAtggagatagccttaatgaaaacccagtttAAAGCATTCAGAACATCAGACTTGGcagaaggtttaccttccaacaggacaatgaccccaagcacacagcaagagtggcttatagacaactgggtgaatgtccttgagtggtccagccacagcctgggcttaAGCCCAATCAACCATTtttggagaaacctgaaaatgtctgccagaccccatccaagctgacagagcttgataGGTGAAGAGGTGAAGAGAAGAaaggcagataattgccaaatgcagatgtgcaaagcttatCGCATCATACCATAAGGGTCAAGCCATCATACGTCTTGAGGCTGTAAATGTGCTTCAACTAAGgctaagggtatgaatacttacgcaatttacttatttcagttttttaatatgaataaatgtgcaaagttgtcacaaatctgttttgtgctttgtcattatggtgtatggagtgtagattaatgtggaaaaaaaaagttatttaaagcagtttaacacaagactgtgtgtggggggggggggaattgaaggggtatgaatacttttgcaaggcactgtaaaaTCAGTTTCACTGCTAGTCTAACAGCGCAGACTTGTGTTCTGTGCATGTTGTGACTGAATTTGGAACTGAAGGTTAAAGAACAATGCATTTCCCTTAGCTTTCATTAGGTATTAAGTTATAAGCATCTGGTTTGTCTGTTAAGGGGTCTCTCATATAATTGGCTGTGAAATCCCATCCCTCCTCGACTTCGCCATATGTCCAACACACTTGCTGCCAGCCTCACTAAGTTTTATACTGAGTGTGCAATTTGCTATTTAGGCTAGCAGTGAAGCGAGGTTATCTCAATGCTGCAGTGTTTGCTTTCCTGCTCCTtagtaaaatgattaaatggcCTTTAATGTCTGTAATCTAGAGTAAACTGTCACTCAATTTCTAAACTGCTTTTCACAGGATGAAAAGGAAGAGACAGGACTACAGAATCAAACTGCACCCTGCTAAAAGACAGGTAAATATGTCAATCAGTTTTGCTTCACACAGCTGATCATGTACTGTTGCTGTGTGAATCTCATGAAGGAATGTCCACGTCCacatttcacaacaaaatcatAACAGAATCGTTATTcttcattactttaaaaatgtaaagtgattaaaaacactctttttaacagtgtaataagcagtgttggggagtaactagttacatgcaACAGCaatacgtaatttaattacacaataaatgtaactgtaatcattgcattttttgagaaaaatagttacttatgaaaatgtaagCGATTACAACAGTGGttaaaaactgaatattttttacaaaaacctagaatatgttaaataataatttgttgcTTTGCTTCTTTTTGATGTGCACTAGGGATGTTAACCGATGACCGTTTGACCGGTGGCTGACCGTATCAACGTTAACCGGTCAAAGTTGTCGGTggtcggttaaaaaaaaaagtgatgtcTAAATTAGGCTATTATAGACAGTGGACTATACGCTACTACAGTTAGCCATCTCATTCCTCATCTTTTTGTGTTAAGTGAACAAATTATCCCTCACACTCAATTTTTTATAACTCGCCTGTTTGTacttaataaaccaataaaaacattttggcgCGAGGTCACAGCGTTTGGGTTCGCGCGCTCACAAGGTTTGCGAAAAGTAAAGGCAACAGGCTAAAACACTCGAGGTTAGAGCGGCGTCTCTTCggagctgtcattttcttaaatgagccGTGGCAATGTTTCAAATGAGCTTCTAACCTAGACAAACGCCTTTATTTTCAAAGCGATCACCTTGTACCCAAACCATTTGAAACTAAGGAGCCATTTGTCCTACGATTACATACAACAAGCTCTTCGGCGCCGCGTTTGCGGGACTCATGTTTCGCGCTGTaggggattttaaaaaagtgacgtgagtggcagtgtgtgtgtgtgtgtgcgggagGCAGAGCGGCAGAGAGATGCGACAGAGTTGCGAAATTGCAGGCGCGGCTCGAAATggctgttatttcaaatagcgtaccatattttaaactaatcggTTAACCGGTTTCAACCGGCTAATGAGGCTCGGTGGTCGGTCaagaaattttttagttttcgcCATCCCTAATGTGCACAATGCCATTTAAAGGCTGTTTAGTAAAGCGATACTATAGTGATGCTGTTGATTGGTTCACTTGTTTGAATTTGCAGCACACGTAATTAATGTTGAGTTCTACTGTAATGTTAAcgctgcctggtttaaatgttagaaatgaaCAGCTGttagaaatttacaaaagtaatcaaatgtaatcagttacattatatcagtaaagtaattgaaatagttatactactaattacatttttaatagggtaacttgtaatctgtaatccattacatttccaaagtaacttccccaacactgttaataAGGCAGTAATGATTAATTTGGTCCATactaaaattgcatttattaaaatcaacaaattaaattcagtacAACAAATACTACAATGAAATATGAACTTACTAGAATTAtccaatttaaaacaataatacatttttaaacattaacagtaacactttagtatagggaacaattctcactattaactgtTTACTTATTAGCGTGCCTACTGTTAAcatatttgttgtttattagAACTTATAAAGAACATATTCTGCATGTTAGCATagcatattctacatccctaatgctacccaatacctgaacttaacaactacctaaCTAACTATTAATTAGGTAGCAAATTAGGGGTTTACTGAAGCAAAAGCCACATTCATATtctaataatagtttaattatttttattttatatgtataaatttgaaaaatatttgaatatataatttatattcagatacatattcttattttttaatataatattattaatatattttata comes from the Labeo rohita strain BAU-BD-2019 chromosome 24, IGBB_LRoh.1.0, whole genome shotgun sequence genome and includes:
- the cd226 gene encoding CD226 antigen isoform X2, whose product is MVAVQKDYWYFLVLMMQLCFLKGSLQMKARDSKVKLQDGMILDCLCPWTGQLIMVSWTKKTLSQPLAVYHPQYGTNYESSYDGRVTFLKTTAMDGSISIMNVTEADIGQYHCSLQSYPQGSWTKDTFVEKAAITTTFSVQSDTKLVAAENDNLTITCDLVHNGDIYKVSIEKVDAEMGTSNIIATCQMLEDGVELNEFNSRGQLNCSDAMEVSLHLTNIIQEDGGLYRCNFSTDAGVHSTTVFLTTLPAQDFRGLHYMLYVYIGGGLVGVALLMILLLTWLNRMKRKRQDYRIKLHPAKRQRNTYEHGCVYDRMKKGTRSGARDKDIYVNFQIVKAHEKHKQKR
- the cd226 gene encoding CD226 antigen isoform X4; translated protein: MVAVQKDYWYFLVLMMQLCFLKGSLQMKARDSKVKLQDGMILDCLCPWTGQLIMVSWTKKTLSQPLAVYHPQYGTNYESSYDGRVTFLKTTAMDGSISIMNVTEADIGQYHCSLQSYPQGSWTKDTFVEKAAITTTFSVQSDTKLVAAENDNLTITCDLVHNGDIYKVSIEKVDAEMGTSNIIATCQMLEDGVELNEFNSRGQLNCSDAMEVSLHLTNIIQEDGGLYRCNFSTDAGVHSTTVFLTTLPAQDFRGLHYMLYVYIGGGLVGVALLMILLLTWLNRMKRKRQDYRIKLHPAKRQSV
- the cd226 gene encoding CD226 antigen isoform X3, whose product is MVAVQKDYWYFLVLMMQLCFLKGSLQMKARDSKVKLQDGMILDCLCPWTGQLIMVSWTKKTLSQPLAVYHPQYGTNYESSYDGRVTFLKTTAMDGSISIMNVTEADIGQYHCSLQSYPQGSWTKDTFVEKAAITTTFSVQSDTKLVAAENDNLTITCDLVHNGDIYKVSIEKVDAEMGTSNIIATCQMLEDGVELNEFNSRGQLNCSDAMEVSLHLTNIIQEDGGLYRCNFSTDAGVHSTTVFLTTLPAQDFRGLHYMLYVYIGGGLVGVALLMILLLTWLNRMKRKRQDYRIKLHPAKRQKWKYQPHE
- the cd226 gene encoding CD226 antigen isoform X1, with the protein product MVAVQKDYWYFLVLMMQLCFLKGSLQMKARDSKVKLQDGMILDCLCPWTGQLIMVSWTKKTLSQPLAVYHPQYGTNYESSYDGRVTFLKTTAMDGSISIMNVTEADIGQYHCSLQSYPQGSWTKDTFVEKAAITTTFSVQSDTKLVAAENDNLTITCDLVHNGDIYKVSIEKVDAEMGTSNIIATCQMLEDGVELNEFNSRGQLNCSDAMEVSLHLTNIIQEDGGLYRCNFSTDAGVHSTTVFLTTLPAQDFRGLHYMLYVYIGGGLVGVALLMILLLTWLNRMKRKRQDYRIKLHPAKRQQRNTYEHGCVYDRMKKGTRSGARDKDIYVNFQIVKAHEKHKQKR